A portion of the Tachypleus tridentatus isolate NWPU-2018 unplaced genomic scaffold, ASM421037v1 Hic_cluster_1, whole genome shotgun sequence genome contains these proteins:
- the LOC143241962 gene encoding putative peptidase C1-like protein F26E4.3 — translation MAPVRIIGWGVEKRGDKHKKYWICANSWGSGWGEDGYFRIIRGQNECDIETFVVGVWAKRNSLRRTNAG, via the exons ATGGCACCCGTTCGAATCATAGg GTGGGGCGTGGAGAAGAGAGGGGATAAACACAAGAAGTACTGG ATCTGCGCTAACTCCTGGGGATCCGGATGGGGCGAAGATGGCTACTTTCGAATCATCAGAGGTCAGAACGAATGTGACATAGAGACCTTCGTTGTTGGAGTGTGGGCGAAAAGAAACAGCCTGAGAAGAACTAATGCCGGTTAA